A region of the Myxococcota bacterium genome:
GGCGCCGACCTCGCGCCGGCGATCGAACGCGTGCAGCACCTCGGCGCCCTCGGGTTCGACGACGTGGTGGTCCTCGACCTCACCCCCAGCTTCGAGCGAATGGCTACCCTGCGCGCGGCGCTGTAGAGCGCGCCGGGAGGCCCCCATGCGCATCGATACGGGCACCGAAGAGCTCCTCTGCGAGATCGAGGACCGGGTTGCGACGGTCACCTTCAACCGGCCCGAGAAGCGCAACTCGCTCAGCGACCAGCTCAGCCCGGCGCTGCGCGAGCTGCTCCTCGTCCTCGAAGCCCGTGCCGACGTCGGGTGTGTCCTGCTGACCGGTACCGGCCCGGCATTCTGTTCGGGCGGAGACGTGAGCGGCATGGGAGCGTCCCCGGACGCGCCCCACCCCACCGACGCACCGAAACGCACCCCCGACGACCGGGTCGCGGAGCTGATCCGCAAACAGGAAGCGCTCACGCTCCGCCTCTACGAGCTGGCCATGCCCACCGTCGCCGCGCTCCCCGGGCCCGCCGTTGGCGCCGGCTTCTCGATCGCCCTCGCCTGCGACCTGCGTGTCGCGAGCCCCGGCGCCTTCCTCTCCTCGGGCTTCATTCGCATCGGGCTCTCGGGCGACTACGGCGCGAGCTGGTTCCTGAACCGACTCCTCGGTCAGGCGAAGGCGAAGGAGTTGATGTTCTTCTCGGAACGCATCGGCGCCGAAGAGGCCCAGACCCTCGGGCTCGTCAACGCGATCTTCCCCGAGGAGAGCTTCCGTGCCGACGCCTTCGACTACGCCGCGCGCCTCGCGCGCGGCCCGGCGCTCGCCCTGCGTCGCATGAAGCGCAACCTCAACCGCGGCGCGGACATCGGCCTGCGGGAAGCGCTGGCGCTCGAAGCCGAACACATGGTGATGAGCTTCGAGACCGAAGACGCCCGCGAAGCCGTGCGCGCCTTCCTCGAGAAGCGCGCTCCCGAGTTCCGCTACCGCTAAGCAACCCGCAGAGAGGACGCGCGCATGTGGAAGAACGCCCTCTGGTTCGCGGCGGGGAGCCTCGTCGGCGGGCTGGTCGTGTTCGGGTGGGGACTGCGCATGGAGACCGCACCCCCCGCCCGGAAACACGCTGCACTCGAGGGCAGTCTCGAGCGCCTCGCCGACGCCGTCCGCGACGCGGGCCAGTTCGTGCGGGGCCACCTCTGGTACGGGTCCGAACGCGAACAGGCCGAGGCACACCGCCACGTCGTGCGGGCCCTCGTCTCGGCGCTCGAGAGCAAGGCGTTGACCGATCCGGACTTCCCGGATTTCGCGGAGCTCGATCCGCGCTCGAAGGGCGGAATGGACAATCCCGACCAGCGTTACCTCGGTGCCAGTCTGCGCGGCGACGCCGTCTACCGCGTGTTCGGCGACCGCGGCTCGAGTCGGCGTCTCGACTTCACCCTCTACGGCGAGGACGAGCTCTCGAAGTCGATCTCGACCCTCACGACCGATGCGCTCGTGGTGGACGACGACGGAGGCTTCGAAGTGTTCATCGGCGGCGCACCGCGCGAGCACAACTGGCTCGCCTCGCGGCCCGGAACCGTGCGCCTGCTGGTCCGCCAGATTCACTCGGACTGGTCGACCGAAACGCCGGGGAGCATCCACATCGATCGCGTCGACGGAGAGCGGCCGACCTACCCGCCCTTCTCGCCCGCGATCATGGCCGAACGACTCGACGACGCGACGACGACGTTCGCGCGCAACGTCCGCCGTTGGCCCGAGTTCAGCCGCACCCGGTTGCACGCGCTTCTCCCCGAGAACGCCCTCACACCGCCCCGTGACACCGGGACCGAGGGGGGGCTCTCCGGGCGCCTGATGGTCGGCGGACACTACGAGCTCGCAGACGACGAGGCGCTGTGGATCACGACCTGGCCGAGCGACGCCGCGTACCAGGGCATCCAGCTCGGACACCACTGGTGGGAATCCCTCGACTATGCGAACCGACAGGTCAGCCTCACGGCCG
Encoded here:
- a CDS encoding enoyl-CoA hydratase — encoded protein: MRIDTGTEELLCEIEDRVATVTFNRPEKRNSLSDQLSPALRELLLVLEARADVGCVLLTGTGPAFCSGGDVSGMGASPDAPHPTDAPKRTPDDRVAELIRKQEALTLRLYELAMPTVAALPGPAVGAGFSIALACDLRVASPGAFLSSGFIRIGLSGDYGASWFLNRLLGQAKAKELMFFSERIGAEEAQTLGLVNAIFPEESFRADAFDYAARLARGPALALRRMKRNLNRGADIGLREALALEAEHMVMSFETEDAREAVRAFLEKRAPEFRYR